From a single Candidatus Eremiobacteraceae bacterium genomic region:
- a CDS encoding copper amine oxidase N-terminal domain-containing protein: protein MYKSSLIRVALASALLIAASNPPAPAAAAVTIVVNGATVSFDQPPIERSGRVFVPLRGVFERMGATVVYDNGLINATGNGRNISLRIGSTAATINGQNYTSDVAPFLVGARTLVPLRFISEALGAAVNYDSGNQTVSISTNGGSSGSGSSQPVALTNLSPPDQGVVQSSEPAVSATFSQTVDPNSVKVTIDSRDVTSATAISPTDFLFTPPYALSTASHTVRVVGTSSTGSSFDSSWSFTSGTSTNDNYLHDLQPSSGSMVGGSFTVSGTALPNSRVHIVAASVAIVNGVFRMPAGSYNADVIADANGSFSQVVTINVVSGGNVTVRLTASKPTSNSATITLHLKS from the coding sequence ATGTACAAGTCTTCACTGATCCGGGTCGCTCTCGCGAGCGCGCTGCTGATAGCGGCGTCGAATCCACCGGCACCCGCCGCAGCCGCTGTCACCATCGTGGTCAACGGCGCAACCGTGTCGTTCGATCAACCACCGATCGAACGTTCGGGCCGAGTTTTTGTGCCGCTTCGCGGTGTGTTCGAGCGCATGGGCGCGACCGTCGTCTACGATAACGGTTTGATAAACGCCACCGGCAACGGCCGGAACATCTCACTGAGGATAGGTTCGACTGCCGCGACGATCAACGGACAGAACTACACGAGCGACGTGGCGCCGTTCTTGGTTGGTGCGCGCACTCTTGTGCCGCTGCGATTCATCTCCGAAGCGCTTGGGGCCGCGGTCAATTACGACTCGGGCAATCAGACCGTCAGCATTTCGACAAACGGCGGTTCTTCGGGATCGGGTTCGTCGCAGCCGGTCGCGCTCACCAATCTCAGCCCGCCCGATCAAGGCGTCGTTCAATCCAGCGAGCCTGCGGTCTCGGCCACCTTTTCGCAAACCGTCGATCCGAATTCCGTGAAAGTTACCATAGACTCTCGCGATGTGACCAGCGCGACCGCCATCTCGCCGACCGACTTCCTCTTCACGCCGCCGTACGCGCTTTCGACCGCCTCGCACACTGTGCGCGTCGTCGGCACGTCCTCGACCGGCTCATCGTTCGACTCCAGTTGGTCGTTCACGTCGGGCACGAGCACTAATGACAACTACCTCCACGATCTTCAGCCTTCGAGCGGCTCGATGGTCGGCGGTTCGTTTACGGTTTCCGGAACCGCTCTGCCGAATTCTCGCGTGCACATCGTTGCGGCCAGCGTGGCGATTGTCAACGGCGTCTTCCGGATGCCGGCCGGCAGCTATAATGCCGATGTCATCGCGGACGCCAACGGCTCTTTCTCACAAGTAGTCACGATCAACGTTGTGAGCGGCGGGAATGTCACCGTTCGCCTCACGGCGAGCAAGCCGACATCGAACTCCGCGACCATCACCCTGCATCTCAAGAGCTGA
- a CDS encoding cyclodeaminase/cyclohydrolase family protein — MTLASMSVSEYAHRLASADPTPGGGSAAAAVGAFAAGLVRMVAQLTSNSPKFADVADRATMLGASAAEIVDEFVTCIDDDVVAFDRVSVAYKLPKSTDEEKGARSAAIQQALAGAAEPPLRVVELAHRTCALAAELVNFGNPSAVSDIGCAAAFAQGAAKGAALNVEINVKTLKDRGAADALTSRLHAAMAQVNVQSEVVLGKVNALLKGGA, encoded by the coding sequence TTGACTCTCGCTTCTATGTCGGTGAGCGAATACGCGCATAGACTCGCATCGGCCGACCCAACGCCCGGCGGCGGAAGTGCAGCGGCAGCGGTTGGGGCATTCGCCGCCGGTCTTGTTCGCATGGTCGCGCAACTCACATCGAACTCGCCAAAATTCGCCGATGTGGCCGATCGCGCGACAATGCTCGGCGCATCGGCTGCGGAGATCGTGGACGAATTCGTGACCTGCATCGACGATGACGTCGTCGCGTTCGACCGCGTGAGTGTAGCCTACAAGCTCCCGAAGAGCACAGACGAGGAAAAAGGCGCGCGCAGCGCCGCCATACAGCAGGCGCTCGCGGGCGCCGCAGAGCCGCCATTGCGCGTCGTGGAGCTGGCCCATCGCACATGCGCACTCGCGGCCGAACTCGTGAACTTCGGCAATCCAAGCGCGGTGAGCGACATCGGGTGTGCCGCAGCGTTCGCACAGGGCGCGGCAAAAGGAGCCGCGCTCAACGTCGAGATCAACGTCAAGACGCTCAAGGACCGGGGTGCGGCCGACGCACTGACTTCGCGCCTGCATGCGGCCATGGCTCAAGTGAACGTCCAGTCGGAGGTCGTGCTTGGGAAAGTAAATGCGCTGCTCAAAGGCGGCGCATGA